Proteins co-encoded in one Alphaproteobacteria bacterium genomic window:
- the rseP gene encoding RIP metalloprotease RseP: protein MLENLAELPHYLLSFVIVLSVIVFVHEFGHYLAARLCGVKVETFSIGFGREIFGFTDRAKTRWKVSVLPLGGYVKMFGDAGAASTPDIEKIEHMSDADKRISFHHQPLRNKAIIVAAGPIANFILTIAVFTFFIFTTGLMSTEPVVGGVLKNSPAAEAGLKKGDRIIQVDDKEISRFNDIADYMMTNLGDDVQVILLRNGTRIEKTITPRTFEEKDAVGNTIKRPLIGIRSQKITYQNVGIGTAVWEATKRTYGLCASSLKVMGQMISGDRSADELKGPVGIAKLSGDITQQGETLSETVRMTLWFIALLSANLGLVNLFPIPMLDGGHLAFYALEAVRGRPIAERFQEYGYRFGVAVIATLMAFTLFNDIKQLFF from the coding sequence ATGTTAGAAAACCTCGCCGAGCTGCCGCATTATCTTCTCTCATTCGTTATCGTTTTGAGCGTCATCGTATTCGTGCACGAGTTTGGCCATTACCTTGCCGCACGTTTATGCGGCGTGAAGGTTGAGACCTTCTCGATCGGCTTTGGTCGTGAAATTTTTGGATTCACGGATCGCGCCAAAACGCGTTGGAAAGTTTCTGTTTTGCCATTAGGCGGTTACGTTAAAATGTTTGGTGACGCAGGCGCCGCCAGCACACCAGACATTGAAAAAATCGAGCATATGAGCGACGCAGATAAGCGCATCAGCTTTCACCACCAGCCCTTGCGCAACAAAGCAATCATCGTTGCGGCGGGGCCTATTGCCAACTTCATTCTGACCATCGCGGTATTTACGTTTTTCATTTTCACGACAGGCCTCATGTCCACTGAGCCTGTGGTTGGCGGCGTTTTGAAAAATTCGCCTGCGGCAGAGGCTGGTCTTAAAAAAGGCGACCGCATTATTCAGGTCGATGATAAGGAAATCAGCCGATTCAACGATATTGCCGATTATATGATGACCAATCTGGGCGACGATGTGCAGGTTATTTTATTACGTAATGGCACTCGTATCGAAAAGACCATTACCCCGCGCACCTTCGAGGAAAAAGATGCCGTGGGCAATACGATTAAGCGCCCGCTCATTGGCATTCGCAGTCAAAAAATTACCTACCAGAATGTCGGAATTGGCACCGCCGTGTGGGAAGCCACCAAGCGCACCTACGGTTTGTGCGCATCATCTCTCAAAGTGATGGGGCAAATGATTTCAGGTGACCGTAGCGCCGACGAACTGAAAGGCCCTGTCGGTATCGCCAAGCTTTCAGGCGATATTACCCAACAAGGCGAGACTTTGTCCGAGACGGTTCGTATGACCCTATGGTTTATTGCGCTGCTTTCTGCGAATTTAGGTCTGGTGAATCTTTTCCCCATTCCTATGCTCGATGGTGGGCACCTTGCTTTCTATGCGCTTGAGGCCGTGCGTGGCCGCCCAATCGCTGAGCGTTTCCAAGAGTATGGCTATCGTTTTGGTGTGGCAGTTATCGCAACGCTGATGGCATTCACCTTATTCAATGATATCAAACAATTATTCTTCTAG
- a CDS encoding 1-deoxy-D-xylulose-5-phosphate reductoisomerase, whose protein sequence is MHIIDQQDITAQSRKSITILGATGSIGDSTLDIIRCNPEQFEVVALTANGNVEKLIVLAKEFRPKAIALANENKLPQLKAAKLDCDIVSLNEAASMGADITVAAIVGAAGLPAVMESIKHGKTVALANKESLVCAGSLVLQACQKYDTKLLPIDSEHNAVFQVLATEHRAALEKVTLTASGGPFLNRPLDTFKDITPAEAVAHPKWSMGAKISVDSATMFNKGLELIEAHFLFGLPPEQLDVLIHPESIVHALVHYADGSVLAQLGMPDMRIPISYTLAWPNRIAIPTERLDLAKISTLNFRPMDDARFPALTLAKQAMVAGQWAMITLNAANEIAVAAFLEKRLSFEAITHIVERALADSTPQAMNALQDVIALDNEVRQRTSQYL, encoded by the coding sequence ATGCACATCATTGATCAGCAAGATATTACAGCTCAATCACGCAAATCCATCACCATCCTTGGTGCGACGGGTTCGATTGGCGATAGCACGCTCGATATTATTCGCTGCAACCCTGAGCAATTTGAAGTTGTCGCCCTCACTGCCAATGGCAATGTGGAAAAACTCATCGTCCTCGCCAAAGAATTTCGCCCAAAGGCTATTGCGCTGGCAAACGAAAACAAATTGCCACAACTCAAGGCAGCGAAACTTGATTGCGATATTGTAAGCCTCAACGAAGCAGCAAGCATGGGGGCGGATATCACCGTTGCCGCGATTGTTGGTGCAGCAGGTCTACCTGCGGTCATGGAATCCATTAAGCATGGCAAAACGGTTGCACTCGCCAATAAAGAAAGCCTTGTATGTGCAGGTTCACTCGTGCTGCAAGCCTGCCAGAAATACGACACCAAGTTGCTGCCTATAGACTCCGAACATAACGCCGTGTTTCAGGTGCTCGCCACGGAGCATCGCGCTGCGCTGGAGAAAGTCACCCTCACCGCTTCGGGTGGCCCATTCCTGAATCGCCCACTGGATACGTTCAAAGACATTACGCCTGCCGAGGCTGTTGCCCACCCGAAATGGAGCATGGGCGCAAAGATATCCGTCGACTCCGCCACCATGTTCAACAAAGGGCTGGAGCTGATTGAAGCGCATTTCCTGTTCGGACTACCACCAGAGCAACTTGATGTGCTGATTCACCCTGAATCCATCGTGCACGCGCTGGTACATTATGCCGACGGCTCGGTGCTTGCTCAACTCGGCATGCCGGATATGCGCATTCCCATCAGCTACACGCTCGCATGGCCGAACCGCATTGCGATTCCCACTGAGCGCCTCGATTTAGCAAAAATCAGCACGCTCAACTTCCGCCCGATGGATGATGCGCGCTTCCCCGCCCTTACGCTGGCGAAGCAGGCGATGGTCGCAGGCCAATGGGCAATGATTACCCTCAACGCTGCCAACGAGATTGCGGTTGCCGCTTTCCTCGAAAAACGCCTTAGTTTTGAGGCAATTACCCACATCGTTGAGAGAGCACTTGCAGATTCCACCCCACAGGCTATGAACGCTCTTCAAGATGTCATCGCACTCGATAACGAGGTGCGCCAAAGAACATCCCAATACCTATAG
- a CDS encoding phosphatidate cytidylyltransferase — MSKWADLKVRTISAAVLIAGFIAIVEAGITAFSIAMVAVWLILIWEWWGFSHYRTSTFKRLLSLFLGTIYITLGVLGFWFLYRMGFDYKSEPEEINSVYFLVIQVAVIDIGGYVFGKLFGKHKLAPQISPGKTWEGLAGSILCSIISAYVLVIVYYGESDLNFSLVAGVALAIVALLGDLLESRMKRKAGLKDSSKIIPGHGGLFDRVDGLLPCAILATSPNLFLYIILVLVLGAGL; from the coding sequence ATGAGTAAATGGGCAGACCTTAAAGTGCGCACCATCAGCGCAGCAGTGCTGATTGCTGGATTTATTGCAATTGTTGAGGCTGGCATAACCGCGTTCTCAATTGCTATGGTGGCAGTATGGTTAATATTAATTTGGGAATGGTGGGGCTTTTCACATTACAGAACCTCAACATTTAAACGTCTGCTGTCTTTATTTTTAGGAACGATTTACATTACACTTGGCGTGCTCGGATTTTGGTTTTTGTATCGCATGGGTTTTGACTATAAAAGCGAACCAGAAGAGATTAATTCCGTTTATTTTCTCGTTATCCAAGTCGCCGTGATTGATATTGGCGGATACGTGTTTGGAAAATTATTCGGCAAGCACAAACTAGCCCCCCAAATAAGTCCAGGTAAAACATGGGAAGGCTTAGCTGGTTCTATTCTATGTAGCATTATTAGTGCTTACGTACTTGTGATTGTTTATTATGGCGAGAGTGATTTAAATTTCTCGCTTGTAGCCGGAGTTGCATTAGCAATTGTTGCACTATTAGGCGATTTGTTGGAATCACGTATGAAGCGGAAAGCTGGCCTCAAAGATAGCAGCAAAATTATACCTGGGCATGGCGGACTATTCGACAGAGTCGATGGGTTACTGCCCTGCGCAATACTAGCTACTTCACCAAATTTATTTTTATACATCATTCTTGTGTTAGTGCTTGGTGCAGGTCTTTAG
- a CDS encoding isoprenyl transferase: protein MAKAAPQIQSEVAALPAHIAIIMDGNGRWAKQQGIARVRGHKQGAEAIRTLLEACKTRPHIKYITLYAFSTENWNRPKDEVSDLMELLRHYIRHEAKTMHKEGVRLRFIGDREALSKDIQKELADVEAMTAGNTALTLVIALSYGSRQELANAMKRIGQKIADGSLKPDAVTEQMISEHLDTSDIPDPDLLIRTGGDERLSNFLLWQSAYTELYFTEVLWPDFSGAHLDKAIECFSQRERRFGARNE, encoded by the coding sequence ATGGCGAAAGCCGCCCCGCAGATTCAGTCTGAAGTGGCGGCACTCCCCGCCCATATCGCCATCATTATGGACGGCAATGGCCGTTGGGCAAAGCAGCAAGGCATCGCACGCGTTCGTGGCCACAAACAAGGCGCTGAAGCCATTCGCACACTACTCGAAGCCTGCAAAACCCGCCCGCATATTAAATACATCACGCTTTATGCCTTCTCGACCGAGAATTGGAATCGCCCGAAAGATGAAGTCAGTGATTTGATGGAGCTATTGCGCCATTATATTCGTCACGAAGCGAAAACGATGCACAAGGAAGGCGTGCGCCTACGCTTTATTGGTGATCGCGAAGCACTTTCGAAAGACATTCAAAAAGAATTGGCAGATGTGGAGGCGATGACCGCTGGTAACACTGCCCTCACCCTCGTGATTGCACTCAGCTACGGCAGCCGCCAAGAGCTTGCGAATGCAATGAAACGCATCGGCCAAAAAATTGCGGATGGTTCGCTTAAGCCAGATGCGGTTACCGAGCAAATGATTAGCGAGCATCTCGACACGAGCGATATCCCCGACCCTGATTTGCTGATTCGCACGGGTGGCGACGAGCGCCTGAGCAACTTCTTGCTCTGGCAATCGGCTTACACAGAACTCTATTTCACCGAAGTGTTATGGCCAGATTTTTCCGGCGCGCACCTCGATAAAGCCATCGAATGTTTCAGCCAGCGCGAGCGCAGATTTGGAGCACGTAATGAGTAA
- the frr gene encoding ribosome recycling factor has protein sequence MSHPELQKRMDGALASLQHEFAGLRTGRASANLLDHIQVEAYGAMMPMNQVGTVNAPEPRMLTVQVWDKSMVKAVEKAIANANLGVNPVADGQLVRVPIPALSEERRKELAKLAGKYAEAAKVAVRNVRRDGMDDLKAKEKAKQISEDQMHGESEKIQKLTDDYIKKIDDALAAKEKDIMSV, from the coding sequence ATGTCACACCCAGAACTCCAAAAACGTATGGATGGCGCGCTTGCATCGCTCCAACATGAATTCGCGGGCCTACGCACGGGCCGCGCTTCTGCTAACTTGCTCGATCACATTCAGGTCGAAGCGTATGGCGCGATGATGCCAATGAACCAAGTCGGCACCGTGAACGCACCAGAGCCGCGCATGCTCACCGTTCAAGTGTGGGACAAGTCGATGGTGAAAGCCGTTGAAAAAGCTATTGCCAATGCGAACCTCGGCGTTAACCCCGTGGCGGACGGTCAATTGGTGCGCGTGCCAATCCCTGCGCTTTCGGAAGAACGTCGTAAGGAACTTGCTAAGCTTGCAGGTAAATATGCTGAAGCTGCGAAAGTTGCAGTACGCAACGTCCGTCGCGACGGCATGGATGATTTGAAAGCGAAAGAAAAAGCGAAGCAAATTTCTGAAGACCAAATGCATGGCGAGTCAGAAAAAATCCAGAAGCTGACCGACGATTACATCAAGAAAATCGACGACGCCTTGGCCGCAAAAGAAAAAGATATCATGAGCGTGTAA
- a CDS encoding UMP kinase produces MTASLATAKNPKAKFKRVLIKVSGEALMGDKQYGQDLDTIQRIANDIKSVVALGVEVCVVVGGGNIFRGISGAAKGMERSSADYMGMLATILNGLAIQNILERSGVETRVLSAIEMQQVAEPYIRRRALRHMEKGRVVIFAGGIGNPYFTTDTTAALRASEMQCDALMKGTQVDGVYDSDPKKNPTAKRFEQLSYHDVLSKDLKVMDAAAISLARENQIPILVFSIHEEGNFAKVVKGEGQYTVISDKK; encoded by the coding sequence ATGACCGCATCACTCGCCACAGCCAAAAACCCTAAAGCAAAATTCAAACGCGTACTTATCAAAGTATCGGGCGAAGCACTGATGGGCGACAAGCAATATGGCCAAGACCTCGACACCATCCAACGCATTGCTAACGACATTAAATCCGTCGTCGCGCTTGGCGTGGAAGTCTGCGTCGTCGTTGGCGGCGGTAACATCTTCCGTGGTATTTCTGGAGCTGCAAAAGGCATGGAACGCTCAAGCGCCGATTACATGGGCATGCTAGCGACCATCCTGAACGGCCTTGCGATTCAAAATATTCTGGAACGTTCGGGTGTTGAAACCCGCGTACTCTCCGCAATCGAAATGCAACAAGTGGCCGAGCCTTACATTCGCCGTCGCGCCCTGCGCCATATGGAAAAAGGCCGCGTGGTCATTTTTGCTGGCGGTATCGGCAACCCCTATTTCACGACCGACACTACCGCCGCGCTACGTGCTTCTGAAATGCAGTGCGACGCGCTGATGAAAGGCACGCAGGTCGATGGTGTGTATGATAGCGATCCGAAAAAGAATCCCACCGCGAAACGCTTTGAGCAGCTCAGCTATCATGATGTACTCAGCAAGGATTTGAAAGTGATGGACGCCGCCGCAATTTCGCTGGCAAGAGAAAACCAGATTCCTATTCTGGTATTCTCCATTCACGAAGAAGGAAATTTTGCCAAAGTCGTAAAAGGCGAAGGCCAGTACACTGTAATTTCAGACAAAAAATAA
- a CDS encoding elongation factor Ts: MSAQLVKELRERSGAGMMDCKKALDENKGDVEAAIDWLRKKGLASAAKKAGRIASEGLIAAASAGTSAALIELNSETDFVARNDQFQALAEEVAKLALNADSDVEKLKTLKTASGKPAGDAITDAVATIGENMNLRRTKLLSVKDGVVATYIHSAVKPGLGKIGVLVALESTGDKAKLEALGKQIAMHVAAAKPEALTRETVDASRLERERTVLIEQAIASGKPKEVAEKMVEGRVRKFYEEIVLLEQIFVVDGKSKVSEVVAAAEKEVGAPIKVTGYERFALGEGIEKKEDDFAAEVAKAAGTAA, from the coding sequence ATGTCTGCACAATTAGTAAAAGAACTTCGCGAGCGCTCGGGCGCTGGCATGATGGATTGCAAAAAAGCCCTCGATGAAAACAAGGGTGATGTTGAAGCAGCGATTGACTGGCTTCGTAAAAAAGGCCTTGCATCGGCTGCTAAAAAAGCAGGCCGCATTGCATCAGAAGGCTTGATTGCTGCCGCATCGGCTGGCACTTCGGCTGCGCTGATCGAGCTGAACTCAGAAACCGACTTCGTAGCACGCAACGACCAGTTCCAAGCGCTTGCTGAAGAAGTTGCGAAACTCGCTCTCAATGCTGATAGCGATGTTGAGAAACTCAAAACCCTCAAAACCGCTTCTGGCAAACCTGCAGGTGATGCAATCACCGATGCTGTTGCAACGATCGGCGAGAACATGAACCTACGCCGCACGAAGTTGCTCTCAGTAAAAGATGGTGTGGTTGCTACCTACATTCACTCTGCTGTGAAGCCTGGCCTTGGTAAAATCGGCGTGCTCGTTGCGCTGGAATCAACTGGCGATAAGGCAAAGCTCGAAGCTTTAGGTAAGCAAATCGCGATGCATGTTGCTGCTGCCAAGCCAGAAGCACTCACCCGCGAAACCGTTGATGCCAGCCGTCTTGAGCGCGAACGCACTGTTCTCATCGAACAGGCAATTGCATCTGGTAAGCCAAAGGAAGTTGCCGAGAAAATGGTCGAAGGTCGCGTACGCAAGTTCTACGAAGAAATCGTATTGCTTGAGCAAATCTTCGTCGTGGATGGCAAATCCAAAGTTTCTGAAGTGGTAGCTGCTGCCGAGAAAGAAGTTGGCGCACCTATTAAAGTAACGGGTTACGAGCGTTTTGCATTGGGTGAAGGCATCGAGAAAAAAGAAGATGATTTCGCAGCCGAAGTAGCAAAAGCCGCAGGCACTGCTGCCTAA
- the rpsB gene encoding 30S ribosomal protein S2, with protein MALPAFSMRDLIDAGVHFGHKTKRWNPRMAPYIYGTRNDVHIIDLQQTVPLLHRALGVVRSTVLKNGRILFVGTKRQASDSIVEAAQRCGQYYVNNRWLGGMLTNWQTIQGSIRQLRKYEELLAQENSGLTKKERLTMQRDRDKLERSLGGIRDMGGKPDLLVVIDTNREELAIKEAQKLGIPIVAIIDTNCTADGIDYPIPGNDDATRAIKLYCKLISDAALDGLQESLGGRTAPAKKQSSEMEEAMNAEVPVEAKEEKPEAKPARGGKGKQQPAKAPVKSSSKKEAFAAEAKKAASKKDDAEVSEKPAKKAKKSA; from the coding sequence ATGGCACTTCCTGCCTTTTCAATGCGCGATCTTATCGACGCTGGCGTACATTTCGGTCACAAAACCAAGCGTTGGAACCCTCGTATGGCACCGTATATCTACGGTACCCGTAACGATGTTCACATCATCGACCTACAGCAAACGGTTCCCCTGTTGCACCGCGCCCTTGGCGTTGTGCGCTCAACCGTTTTGAAAAACGGTCGTATCCTTTTCGTTGGCACCAAGCGCCAAGCTTCGGACAGCATCGTAGAAGCTGCACAGCGTTGCGGCCAATACTACGTAAATAACCGTTGGTTGGGCGGCATGCTCACCAACTGGCAAACCATTCAAGGCTCCATCCGCCAATTGCGCAAATACGAAGAACTGCTTGCGCAAGAAAATAGCGGTCTGACCAAGAAAGAACGCCTCACCATGCAGCGTGACCGCGATAAGCTCGAGCGTTCGCTCGGCGGTATCCGTGATATGGGCGGCAAGCCAGATTTGCTCGTTGTTATCGATACGAACCGTGAAGAACTCGCTATCAAAGAAGCGCAAAAGTTGGGGATTCCAATCGTTGCGATCATTGATACGAACTGCACCGCAGATGGCATTGATTACCCAATTCCAGGTAACGACGATGCAACCCGCGCAATTAAGCTTTACTGCAAGCTGATTTCAGATGCAGCGCTTGATGGTCTACAAGAATCACTCGGTGGCCGCACCGCTCCTGCTAAGAAGCAATCTTCTGAAATGGAAGAAGCTATGAACGCAGAAGTGCCTGTTGAAGCGAAGGAAGAAAAGCCTGAAGCGAAACCAGCACGCGGCGGCAAAGGCAAGCAACAGCCTGCTAAAGCACCTGTGAAATCAAGCAGCAAAAAAGAAGCGTTTGCAGCAGAAGCTAAAAAAGCAGCGTCGAAAAAAGACGATGCTGAAGTAAGCGAAAAGCCTGCTAAAAAAGCGAAAAAATCAGCGTAA
- the elbB gene encoding isoprenoid biosynthesis glyoxalase ElbB: MVKAAVILSGCGYLDGAEIRESVLALLALDQQGAEVHIFAPDIAQMHVVDHVARSPVDGTRNVLQEAARIARSDVKALSLLDMKGFDLLVIPGGFGVAKNLSDLAIKGAQAAILPDFQRVIDSAYAQKKPIAAICIAPAVLSLALKNKGITVTIGEDAGTAEVIQSSGNNHQNCASDSCVVDDANHIVTCSAYMREDTLSAIAKGIDACIRTAVTMAKNQRKVAA; encoded by the coding sequence ATGGTAAAGGCTGCGGTGATTCTTTCAGGGTGTGGTTATCTCGATGGTGCAGAAATTCGTGAGTCTGTGCTGGCGCTATTGGCGTTAGACCAGCAAGGTGCAGAAGTGCATATTTTTGCACCTGATATCGCGCAGATGCATGTGGTTGATCATGTAGCCAGATCTCCCGTTGATGGTACGCGTAATGTGCTGCAAGAGGCTGCTCGTATTGCGCGCAGCGATGTAAAAGCACTCTCACTTTTAGATATGAAGGGTTTCGATCTGCTGGTGATCCCAGGCGGATTTGGTGTTGCCAAAAACCTTTCGGACTTGGCGATTAAAGGTGCGCAAGCTGCTATTTTGCCTGATTTCCAGCGCGTGATTGATTCAGCATACGCACAGAAAAAGCCAATTGCAGCGATTTGTATCGCTCCCGCAGTGTTGTCGTTGGCGCTTAAAAATAAAGGCATTACCGTAACGATTGGTGAAGATGCGGGCACTGCCGAAGTGATTCAATCAAGCGGCAATAATCACCAGAACTGTGCGAGCGATTCCTGTGTGGTGGATGATGCTAACCATATCGTGACGTGCAGCGCTTATATGCGCGAGGACACATTAAGTGCGATTGCCAAGGGAATTGATGCATGTATTCGTACAGCAGTGACAATGGCAAAAAACCAACGTAAAGTCGCTGCATGA
- the fumC gene encoding class II fumarate hydratase, whose protein sequence is MSAAEKLNTATRMETDSFGEIAVPNNKYWGAQTARSLMNFKIGGETMPKPLIRALGVLKYAAAKVNMQIAGLDKKIGEAMITAASEVMEGKLNDHFPLVVWQTGSGTQTNMNINEVVSNRAIEILGGVMGSKKPVHPNDHVNMGQSSNDSFPTAMHIAAVEQVHHALIPALTHLHQALAKKSKAFEKIVKIGRTHMMDATPLTLGQEFSGYATQLEYSIERVKNTLPRLYQLAQGGTAVGTGLNAKIGFDTAFAKEVAAITKLPFVTAPNKFEALAAHDALVELSGALNTIAVSLMKIANDIRLLGSGPRCGISEISLPENEPGSSIMPGKVNPTQSEAMTMVCAQVMGNHTTVTIAGSNGHFELNVFKPVIIYNVLQSIKLIADACNSFADNCVVGIEANEARIQQLLNESLMLVTSLNPHIGYDNAAKAAKKAHKEGKTLKQAAMELGLLSEADFDKWVRPEDMIAPK, encoded by the coding sequence ATGTCCGCAGCAGAAAAACTCAATACCGCAACCCGCATGGAAACGGATAGTTTTGGCGAAATCGCCGTTCCTAACAACAAATATTGGGGTGCGCAGACTGCGCGCTCGCTGATGAATTTCAAAATCGGCGGCGAAACGATGCCAAAGCCACTCATCCGCGCACTAGGCGTTTTGAAATACGCCGCCGCAAAAGTGAATATGCAAATCGCTGGGCTTGATAAGAAAATCGGTGAAGCGATGATCACCGCCGCTAGCGAAGTGATGGAAGGCAAACTCAACGACCATTTCCCCCTCGTAGTATGGCAAACGGGCTCGGGCACGCAAACCAACATGAATATCAATGAAGTGGTGAGCAATCGCGCTATTGAGATTCTAGGTGGTGTAATGGGCTCGAAAAAACCAGTTCACCCAAACGACCACGTGAATATGGGGCAAAGCTCGAACGACTCCTTCCCAACCGCGATGCATATCGCCGCCGTCGAGCAAGTGCACCACGCACTGATTCCCGCGCTGACGCATTTGCATCAAGCGCTTGCCAAGAAATCGAAAGCCTTCGAGAAAATTGTAAAGATCGGCCGCACGCACATGATGGACGCAACGCCTTTGACCTTAGGTCAAGAATTCTCAGGCTACGCCACACAGCTCGAATACAGCATTGAACGTGTAAAAAACACTCTACCACGCTTGTATCAATTAGCGCAGGGCGGCACTGCCGTTGGCACTGGCCTGAATGCAAAAATAGGTTTTGATACAGCGTTTGCCAAAGAAGTTGCCGCAATCACCAAGCTGCCATTCGTCACTGCACCAAATAAATTTGAAGCACTTGCTGCACATGATGCTTTGGTTGAGCTATCTGGCGCATTGAACACTATCGCCGTATCACTCATGAAAATCGCCAATGATATCCGCCTGCTTGGCTCAGGCCCACGTTGCGGTATCAGCGAGATTTCGTTACCTGAAAACGAACCCGGCAGCTCGATTATGCCTGGCAAAGTGAACCCTACCCAATCTGAAGCAATGACCATGGTTTGCGCGCAAGTGATGGGTAATCATACCACCGTCACCATCGCGGGCTCGAATGGCCACTTTGAACTCAACGTATTCAAACCCGTCATCATCTACAACGTGCTGCAATCCATTAAATTGATTGCGGATGCGTGCAATAGCTTTGCGGATAATTGCGTCGTGGGCATCGAAGCAAACGAAGCACGTATTCAACAGTTACTCAACGAATCGCTGATGTTGGTGACATCGCTCAACCCACATATCGGTTACGACAACGCCGCCAAAGCCGCTAAAAAGGCGCATAAAGAAGGCAAAACCCTGAAACAAGCCGCAATGGAACTGGGATTACTCAGTGAAGCAGACTTCGATAAATGGGTGCGGCCTGAAGATATGATCGCGCCAAAATAG
- a CDS encoding DNA-3-methyladenine glycosylase 2 family protein has protein sequence MKAQDWNKAKAHLRTVCPTMRRIIDNHPEGKLTARPDGFYTLLRAIVGQQISVKAADSIWKRLEAKVKPLSPEKLAKTRISTLHSIGLSEQKAHYAKNVAAFYLKHPRHADGWSEHEDDAIIKQLTEIKGIGRWTAEMFLMFHTVRPDVLPLGDLGLLKAIDLHYPTKRPRKKAHYEQVAEAWKPYRTVATWYLWRSLDPVPVAY, from the coding sequence ATGAAAGCTCAAGATTGGAATAAGGCAAAAGCGCATTTACGCACAGTTTGTCCGACGATGCGGCGGATTATCGACAATCATCCCGAAGGGAAGCTCACCGCGCGGCCTGATGGCTTCTATACGTTGTTACGTGCGATTGTTGGGCAGCAAATTTCAGTCAAGGCGGCGGATTCCATCTGGAAGCGCCTTGAGGCAAAAGTGAAGCCCCTAAGCCCAGAAAAGCTTGCAAAAACGCGTATATCGACGTTGCATTCGATTGGTCTGTCGGAGCAAAAAGCCCATTATGCAAAGAATGTTGCGGCGTTTTATCTCAAGCACCCACGCCATGCGGATGGCTGGAGTGAGCATGAGGACGATGCCATCATAAAGCAGCTTACTGAAATCAAGGGGATTGGTCGGTGGACGGCAGAAATGTTCCTTATGTTTCATACAGTTAGGCCTGATGTGCTGCCCTTAGGCGACTTGGGGTTGCTGAAGGCCATTGACCTGCATTACCCCACCAAACGCCCGCGTAAAAAGGCGCATTATGAGCAAGTTGCTGAAGCGTGGAAGCCTTATCGCACGGTGGCGACATGGTATCTCTGGCGCTCCCTCGACCCCGTGCCAGTGGCCTATTAA